In the Nitrososphaerota archaeon genome, one interval contains:
- a CDS encoding HepT-like ribonuclease domain-containing protein — protein sequence MNKLLIRHSFYEFYSFIHRINNVNNIILNALEIIGKAIKKIPEEIRTRYPEIPWEGMAGMRNKVIHEYFGVNLKYIWATVKKRIPEIKPMFEKILRDLES from the coding sequence TTGAATAAATTGCTCATAAGACATTCCTTCTATGAATTTTATAGCTTTATTCATAGAATCAATAATGTTAATAATATAATCCTTAATGCTCTCGAAATCATAGGTAAAGCTATTAAGAAAATCCCTGAAGAAATAAGAACAAGATATCCAGAAATTCCTTGGGAAGGGATGGCAGGAATGAGAAATAAAGTTATTCATGAATATTTTGGCGTAAATTTAAAGTATATTTGGGCAACAGTAAAAAAAAGAATTCCAGAAATTAAGCCGATGTTTGAGAAAATTTTAAGAGATTTAGAAAGTTAA